The Microbacterium luteum nucleotide sequence TGTTCCCGGACCGCGTCGTTCTCGGCGTCGGCACCGGCGAGGCGCTCAACGAGGTGACGCTCGGGCTGGAGTGGCCCGACGCGCCGGAGCGGTTCCAGCGCCTCAAGGAGGCGATCCTGATGATCCAGCAGCTCTGGGCCGACGAACGCGTCACGTACGACGGGACCTACTACTCCGTGAAGGACGCGACCATCTACGACCGGCCCGGCGCCGAGCATCCCGTGCCGATCTACATCGGCGCCGCCGGACCCGCCGCCACCCGCCTCGCCGGACGCATCGCGGACGGGTTCATCACCACCAGCGGCAAGAAGCGCGAGCTGTACACCGATACGCTGCTGCCCGCGCTGGCGGACGGCCTCGGCAAGGCCGGGCGCGCATCCGACGCGATCGACACCCTCATGGAGGTGAAGGTGTCGTATCACCCCGACCACGACACCGCCCTCGAGAAGACGCGGTTCTGGGCCCCGCTCGCGCTCACGCCCGAGGAGAAGCGCGACGTGCACGATCCGATCGAGATGCAGCGGCGTGCGGCCGAGCTGCCGATCGAGCGGGCGGCCTCGCGCTTCATCGTCTCGACCGACCCCGACGAGCACGTCGGGCGGATCTCGGAGTACATCGAACTCGGCTTCCGGCACCTCGTCTTCCATGACCCCGGCCACGACCAGGCCGAGTTCCTGCGCATGTACGGGGCGGAGATCCTCCCGCGCCTGCGCGCGAAGTACGCCTCGTGACCCGCGTCGTGGCTGCTTCGTCGTGGCGCGCGTGCGCGTGCGCGTGCACGAACTCAGGCTGGAGACACCCCGTTGGCCCGGATGAGGCGGAATGACCCCCGCACAGCCTGAGTTGGTGCACGGCGTCGGAGATGACCCGGCGGGTGGGGACGAGCCGGCGGGTGGGGGCGACCCGGTGGGAGGGGGCGACCCGGCGGGAGGGGACGAGCCGGCGGTTCAGCGGTGGCAGGTCGTCATTCCGGTGAAGCCCGCGCGACGGGGGAAATCACGACTCGCATCCGGGGCGTCGCGTGAGGGTCTGGCGCGTGCGATCGCGCTGGATACCATCGCCGCGGCGGCCTCGTCCCCGGTGGTCGCGCAGGTGTTCGTCGTGACCGACGACGCGGGGCTGCCGCTGGCCGCGGCCGACATCCCCGGACTTCGGTTCGTCGCCGAGGAGGAGGCTCGCGGCCTCGACGCGGCGATCGCACTCGGCATGGCGGCAGCGGGAACGGACGCACATCGCGCCGCGCTTCTCGGCGACCTTCCGGCGCTCCGGCCCGACGACCTCGCCGCGGCGCTCGAAGCCGCCACCGCTCATCCGCGGGCCGTGGTCGCCGATGCCGAAGGCACCGGCTCGACGCTGGTGACCGCGACGGCAGGGGAGGAATGGACGTCGGCCTTCGGCGACGGATCCTTCGCGCGTCACCTCGAGATGGGGTGCGCGGCGCTCGACATCCCACGCGACTCGACCGTCCGTCGAGACGTGGATACACCGGAGCAGCTGGAAACTGCCGCGACCCTCGGCGTCGGCCCGCGCACCGCCGCGCTGCTGTAGCTGCCGCACACCGCCGGCACGCCGACGCCGGTCCGTCCGCCACGCCGGCCCGGTCCGTCCGTCACGTCTGTCACCCCGCCCCCGCGTGCCGCAACTCAGGCTCAGCGCGCCGCAGGCAGCCTTCCCGGGCTCTTGCACACCTCCACAGCCTGAATTGGGGCACATTGGGGTGACGGAAACGGGCCTGGGGATGGCGGCACATCGGGTGACGGAGACGGGCCTGGGTCGGGGCCGGCAGCCCCGGCCGGAGGCGGGTCAGAACAGGAGGTAGACGGCGCCGACGATGGTGAAGACGATGACCAGACGCTCGAAGAGGCGCTGATCGAGGCGGTTCGCCCACCAGCGCCCGAGAAGAGCGCCGACCACGACGAGCGGAACGAGGATGGCGTCGAGCACCAGGCCCGCAGGTGTGATGATCCCGAGGCCGATGGAGAAGGGCAGCTTGGCGATGTTCACGAGGAAGAAGAACCACGCCGCAGTGCCGAGGAACTCCTTCACGGCGAAACGCGACGCGAGGAAGTACATCGACATCACCGGTCCCGCCGCGTTGGCCACCATCGTCGTGAAGCCGCCGAGCGTGCCGTAACCGGCCGCGGCGACCGGGTGCGGGCCGGCGCCGGCGACGACGGGCGCAAAACGGCGACGCAGCAGAGTGAAGGCGACCACGGCGAGCAGGATCACACCGATCACCCGGCTGACCCACTCGTCGTTCGCCACCGCGAGGAAGACGGCACCCAGCACGAGACCGACCAGCACGGCGGGCGCGAGCCGCACCAGCGCCCTCCAGTTCGCATCACGCCGGTAGGACACGATCGCGAACAGGTCGGCGACGATGAGGAGGACGAGCAGCGTTCCGGTCGATTCCCGAGCCGGCAGAACGGCGGCGAACACCGCCACCGACAGCGTGTTCACCCCGGGGATCGCCGTCTTGGACACCCCGACGACGAACGCCGACAGGCCGAGCAGCAGCCACGCCCACACGGCGAGGTCGGGAACGATCACACGCCGGCCAGGGCGAGCGCGGCGTCGACAATGTCAGCCGACCGCGCGGGGTCGGTCATCCACAGCGGCCGGGCGTGCGCGTCGAGTCCGAGCGCGCGGACGGCGTTGACGGCGGCAGCGTCCTCCTGTGCGACGAGCCAGGAATCCAGCACGCCGTCGCCGCTGCGCGCACCGTACAGTCCGGCGACGCCGACGGCCGAGGTCTCCACGCCGATCGCGGTCAGACACACGTCGGCCATGCCGCGCACGACCCGGCCGCCGATGATCGGCGAGACCCCGACGACCGGTGCGTCGGTGTGGCGCAGGGCCGAACGGATGCCGGGAACGGCCAGGATCGGTCCGATCGACACGACCGGGTTCGACGGGCCGACGAGCACGACGTCGGCGGCGGCGATCGCGTCGGCGACACCGGGCGCCGGCGCAGCCGCTTCGATGCCGGGATTGTCGAAGGCGAGCGGGCGCAGGCTGGCCCGGTGCCGGGTCCACCACTCCTGGAAGTGCATCGGCCGCGGCCCCGTCTCCGGTTCGTCGACGGTCACGATCGTGTCGACCTCGGCGTCGGTCATCGGCAGCAGGCGCGCGCCGAGATCCCACCGGGCCGCCATCAGCTCCAGCACTCGGGTCGGCGTCGCCCCGTCGCGCAGCCATCCCGTCCGCGCGAGGTGGGTGCCGAGGTCCAGGTCGCCCAGGGTGAACCACGGCCACCCGGCGCCCCACGCCTGCAGCTCGGCGTTCACGCGTTCGGAGTCGTCCTGACGACCCCAGCCGCGCTGGGTGTCGTTGACCCCGGCGAGCGCGTACGTGATCGAGTCGACGTCGGGCTGCAGGCGCACACCCGACAGCCACAGGTCGTCACCGGTGTTGACGACCACGGTGAGGTGATCGGCGGATGCGGCGACGCCGCGTCGCCGGAGCGCCTCCCGCGCGCCCAGGACGAACTTGGACCCGCCGACGCCGCCGGCGAGCACTACGATGCGCGGCGTGCCGCCGCCCCGAACCCCCACGCTCAGGGGGCGTATTCGTCAGCCGGTTGCGGAAGGGGGAACCGGGACACGGCAGCGAGAAGGGAATCGACCGACTGCATCTCGGCGATCACGTCGACGAGGAGACCGGCGCGCTTGGCGTCTTTCGCGGTCCGTGGCCCGATGGCCGCGATGATCGTCGTCTCCGGGATCACCGCGAACTGCTCGCGAACCTGGTCGGCAACCGACCCGCTGGTGACAAGGATCGCGTTGATGCGGCCCGTGCGCACGTCTCCGATGACCTTGTCGGAGGCGGGCACACCCACGGTCCGGTAGGCGACGACGCTGCGCACGTGGTGACCGGCCTCCACGAGCATGCGGGTGAGCACCGGCTTGGCGATCTCGCTGCGGAGGGTGAGCACCTGCCGCGGCTCAGGTTCGGCGGCGATCATCTGCTCGGCCATGCCCGCAGCGGAGTTGTCGCGCTCCGGCACGAGGTCGACCTTGTAGCCGACCGCGGTGAGCGCGGCCGCCGTCGTTTCGCCGACCGCGGCGACCTTCGTCGAGGCCGGGATCTTGGCGTGGTAGGCGTAGAGCACGTCGACCGTGGTGGCACTCGTGACCGTCAGCCAGTCGAAGGCGCCGTCGGCGAGGTCGGCGAGCGACTGCTCGAGCGTCGCCTGATCGGTCGAGGGCGCGAAGTTGATGAGCGGCGCGATGACCGGGGTTCCGCCGCTGCGGCGGATCGTCGCGGCGACGCCGTCGCCCCACGGTCCCCCGCGGGGCACGAGCAGCCGCCATCCGGTGAGGGGCTTGGGCTGCGGTGAAGTGTGATTCATTCGGGAGGCTCTCGTCGATGCACGAGTCGGCCGCCCGGGCGTTCGAGCAACCGACGGGCGGAACGAATCCGGGTCTCGGGCTCGCACCGTCGGCAGCAATCGCACCATTGCACTGCCAGTCCTGAGCATACCCCGCTGGATGAAAGCCGGGAACGGTGCTCGGGACCGCCGAGATGAATCAGCGGGTGTAGAGGCGAACGAGGCCCCACACGCCGACGCCGATCGCGGCGGCTCCGGCGACGACGATCGCGACCGCGGCCGCGGGATTGCGCTGGCTGAACGCCCGGGCATCGGTGATCGTGCGATCCGTGGCAACGGCCACCCGACGCGGTACGTTCGCCTTCTCTTCGATCGCGAGCAGAGCGGCTTTCAACTCGGCGCGGGCACTCTCGACGGGATCGGTGATGCCGAGGGGCACGGCCGTGCGGGGCAGCGGAGCGTTAGAGCTCATCGCGGACTTCCTTCACATCCTGGGCGATGGACTGGACGGGGTTCTGGCGCTTCACGAGCCGGCGGAACCGCATCACGCCCAACAGGGCGAGCACGACCGCGATCAGCACCATCGCGAAGAACACCACGAGTGCGGACAGCCACACCGGCCACCACGACGACAGGCCGGCGATGGCCCAGGCACCCAGGGCCGGAACCGACCAGAACAGCACGAAGAGCGCGGCGACCATCCACAGCGCCCCCCAGCCGCCGTCCTTCGCCGTGCGGGCGAGCCACGCCTTGGCGGCGTCGACCTCGGCGATGACGAGCGCCCGGACGAGTTCCGGGATCTCGCCGAGGAGGGTCAGCAGACTGTCGTCCGCGCGGTCGCGGAAACCACGGGGCGTCGACATCTCAGGCCCCGCCGCGAGGTTCGACCGTGACCTCGCCGTCGTCGACGGCGTCCTTCACGGCCTCCGCCGACTCCTTCGCGGCCTTCTGGAGGTCTCCCTCGGCCTTCTCGCCGGTCTTCAGCGCTGCGTCGAGACGCTGCCCGGGGGTGCCCTTGGTGGTGGCGGCCTTGGTGACCTTCACCGCGGTGTCCCACACGGTGCTGGGCAGTGCCGCGGCGCTCGACTTGGCGAAGTCCTTCACCTTGTCGACCTGGCTCTGCACCGGCGCGGCGCTCCACAGCTTGTCGGCCTGGGTCTTGATCTGCTCGTACCGCTCACGGCCGGCGCGTGTGCCGAGGACGTAGCCCGCGGCCAGTCCGATGACGAGTCCTACCTTGCCCCTCATGGGGTCTCCTCACGATCGGTGGAGATGCTGGTCAACTCCAGGGTAGCGATGTATGCCCGCGTCGGCATCCTGGGTTGACATCGGCGGGTGAGACGGATTCCGTTACGCCGTGGCGTCACCCTCGACGGTTTCGGTGGCGTTCCCGAAGAGGGCTGCGCGGCGGATGCGATCGGTCTCGCGCCGAGCATCGGGCACCACCTGCGCGAGCCCGGCTCCGGCGAGCCACGCCCCGACGACAGCGAGACCGGGCGTCGCGGTGACGGTGCGTCGCATCTCGGCGACCTCGGCGGCACGACCGAGCGCGGCGCCGGGCTGGGACTGGGTGTAGCGCTCGCGGACGGCCCCGAGGAGAGCACGGGGCTCCAGCTCGACGCCGAGCATCGCCGAGGCCTCGGCCAGCGCGAGAGCGGCGGCGGCCGTGTCGTCGAGCCCCTCCGTCGCCGGAGGCTCGCCCTGCGCGCCGAAGGAGACGCGCACGACGTGTCGCCCGTCGGCGGCGTCGGCCACCCACGACCACTTGGCCGTGGAGTGCGTGAGCGCCTTGGCGCGGAACGCGCCCGGCACGGTCAGCACACCGGTGCCGCGCGGTGCAGCATGAAGCGCCGGCGCGTCGAGGACCATCGTGACCACCTCGACGACCGGCGCGGGGCCGAGTTCGCGCGCGAGTCCGGGCACGGTAGCGGCAAGCAGCCGCCGAGCGGTGTCCTCGGGCGCGGCCATGATCAGCAGGTCGGCCTCGACGTCTGCCTCATCGCGCGCCACAGCGACGCGCCACGTTCCGCCTTCGCGTGCGACCGCGGTGACCTGCGCGCTCGTAGTGACGGTCGCATCCAGCTCTTGCAGTCGCGCGACGAGCGCGTCGACGAGCGTCGACATGCCGCCCGCGAGGCCTTCGACCGCACTTCCGGGCCGGCTCCCCGACCCGCTCCGCATCTGGGCCACGGCCCCCGTGAGAGACCCGGTGCGGGTGAGGGCGTTGTTGAGGCCCGGTGCCGCCACGTCGGCGTCGATGTCGTCGGGGCGCGCGGAGTACACGCCCGTGGTGACGGGCGAGACGAGCCGATCGAGCACCTTGGCCCCCAGGCGCGTGCGCACGAGGCGCCCGAGGCTGTGCTCGTGGCCGATCGTCAGGGGCGGGCGCAGCCGGTCGAGGTAGGCGCGCCAGGCGCCGGTCCAGCCGATGATGCGGCGCACGTCGGGCGCCCACGGGTTGGCCGGGATGCCGAGCACACCGCCTTTCGGCAGGGGAGCAGCACCGACGCCGGGGATCCCGACGAGCCACGCGCCGGCGGCGTCGGGTGTCGTGATCCGGTCTGCGAGGCCGAGCTCATCGATGAGGGCGTGCACCGTCCCACCGCGAGTGGCGTAGCTCTCGGCACCGGTGTCGAGCCGGATGCCGGCGACCTCGGCGGTGCGGATCGCTCCCCCCGGCCGGTCGGCCCCGTCGAGGACCGTCACCCGCATCCCGACCTTCGCGCACTCGAGGGCGGCCACGAGGCCCGCGATACCGCCGCCGACCACCACGACGCGCGTGTCATGGGCGTGGGAAACCAGCTCGTCGAACTCCTGGGTCACTCCCCCATCCTCCCCCGCCCGGATCCGGTTCGCATGTCGACCTGTGGACAAGCCCCGCTTCGGATGCGCCACGCTCCTAGGATGGGAGGGTTTCACGCCGGAGGGGGCGGATGGATCTGCAGGAACTCCCCGCACGGGATCGCGCGACGGACCTCTTCGTCGGCACGGTCCCGGCGCGGTCATCGCAGCGGGCGCTGAGCACGACCGTCGACGCGAGCACCGTCGTCGCCCCGGCGATCGTCGGCGTGGTGCTCGCCGTGATCGGCGCGCCCGGCGCTGCGGCCGCAGCCGTGCTCCTGGCCGCAGCGGCGCTGGTCGTGTGGGTGGCGCTCCTCGCGCGGCGGGGATCGAGCCTCGGCCACGCGGTGGCATCCACCCGCTCGGTGGATGTGCGGACGGCCGCCCCGGCCGGGCGCGACCTGATCGGCGCCGCGGTCGGGCGTCGCCTGCGCACGACGGATCTCTCCCGCGGCCGCGACCCGCTGTCGCCGCTGTTCGCCCCGTATGCCTTTCCCGAGGTGAACGACCGCGCACGCCGCCCCAGCCGCTTCGTGCGACCGGCCACCGTGCGCCTGGACTCTGGCCAGACGCTGTCCCTCGCGGACTCGCTGATCATCGGACGCGATCCGGAGGCGCCCGCCGACGCGCCCGCGGCCACCTACGAATGGCCCGACCTCTCTCGCACGCTGTCGAAGTCGCACGTGCGGCTGGAGTGGGACGGCGAGCAGGTGTGGGCGGTCGACCTCGGCTCGCTCAACGGAACCGCGGTTCGGCGGGGCGAGCTCAGCGTGCCGCTCGTGCCGTTCCACCGCACGCCGCTACCACCCGATGCACGCCTGGAGCTCGGCGACCGCGACCTGACCGTCGGTCTGCCGACGTGACGGGCGATGCGACGGGCGAGCGGGCGGCGCATCCCCTCGTCGACGCCGTCTCGCCGGGGTGCATCACGTGGGAGCACCGCGGCGATGTGCTCGCGCTCGGGACCGGCCTCAGCGACGTGCTCCACCGGGCGACGCTCGAAGGGGTGCGCACGCTCGTCGTGACGCCGGCCCACACCCGCCTGACCCCGGCGGCGGCATCGGCGCTCGAGGCGACGGGCGGAGCCTGGGTGGTGCGCACCGAGGAAGCCTTCTTCGACGCCCGCACGGGTCGTCCGCTCGCGACCCCCCGCGACGTCTTCACGGGCTCCGCCCCCGGTCCGGCTCACGAGCGCTTCCTCGCGAGTGCGGTGCGATCGCACCTGCAGCTCGTGTTCACCGGCGCGACGCGGCACCGGGTGAGTCGTCCCGTGCGTCTCGGCGGCGCCGTGGAGGGCATCGCCGGCGCGCTCGGAATCGACCTCGCGACGTGGGGCGCGACCGAACCGCTCGCAGCCCGATGGAGCCGCGACGACATGACCGAGCGCACACGGCGTCGCATGCCCGACGAGTCGCTGTGGGCGCTGGCGGGCCGGCGCGCCGACGAGACGGCACTGCTGGCGACGCTCCGCATCGCGCGCACCCGAGAGGGTCTCGAGGAGACCACGCGGGCGTGGGTGGATGCAGGCTCCGCCGGCGCGCGCAGCGCCGGTTCGCTCGCCGACGACGCGACCGCCGCGCTGCGGGCGACCGCCGGTCACGGCATGCCCCTGATCGCCCTGGCGATGGCGGCGATCGGGGCACCCGACCTCGCGCGCCGCGCCAGCGCCCCCGCGACGCCGCAGCCGCTCGCTCTGCTGCTGGGGCCGCCCGCCGTCGCCGCTCTCCGACTGCCCGACGCAGTCGTGCGCGATGCCGGCGGCGAACGCGTCGGGAGCCCGCGCCTGCCCGGGCTGCTGTTTCGCCTCGGCGACACGCGAGGCGGCGGCTGGGACACCCTGGCCCGCGTGCTCGGCGGCGCGGAGCCCGACGCGCTGACCCGGCTGCTTCAGCTCGATCCCGCGATCGCGCAGGCGCTGCGCGAAGCCGACCCCGAAGGAGGAGACGATGCCCGATCAGCGTGACGTCGTGCTCATCGAGCAGGCGAAGATCCAGCGGATGCGGCTGGGGTCGGCCCTGCTCCACGGCGCGCTCGACGAACGGCGCACCGTCAACGACAACGTGCGCCGCTTCATCGCGTCGATCGTCGTCACGGCGATCGCGTGCGCCGCGTGCGTGGGGGTGTCCTACGTGTCGCAGCTGCTCAGCGCCGATGCCGCGTCGATCGTCGATTCCGACATCACCTCGACCACCGCAGAAGGAGAGATCCGATGACCGGGTTCACGCGCATCACGGTCGCCGGGCGCACCCGCCGTGCGGATCTCGTCGTGCCGCGGGCGGAGCCGCTCGGGGTCGTGCTGCCGACCATCCTCGATCTGCTCGGTGAGCCGACCGGCACCGTTACCCACCCGGCCGTGCTCGTGCGCCCCGACGGCGAGCAGCTCGACCTCGCGCGCACGAGCGAGGAGCTCGACCTGCTCGACGGCACGTCGCTGACCCTCGTGCGGCTCGACGCCGCGCCGCCTCCTCCGGCCGTCATCGATCTCACCGACGCCGCCACCGACGCGCACGCGCGGCGCTCGGACCGGTGGGACGAGCGCTCGCGCCTCGCACTCGCCGGCGTCGCCGCCGCGATCGCGACCGCGACCGCCGGTCTCGTCGCGCCGTTCGCCTCACCGACGGTCGCGCTGGTCGTGCTCGCCGGCGGCACGGTCGTGGTCACCGCCGCCGCCCTGGTGCTCGGACTGCTGCGGATGCGGTCCGCCGCCGTGCTCGTCGCGGCGGCGGCTGCCGGATGCGCCCTCCCCGCGGGCGTCGTCGCCGGCGTCGTCGCGGCGCAGGTCTCGGGTGACGTCGATCCGGTCGCATCCGCGGTCGCGGGAGCGGGGGTGGGCCTCGCCCTGCTCGGCACCGTGCTCGCCGTGGCGATCGGCGGCGGTCTGCGGCGGGTGGGCGCGGGCGCCGCCGGCGTGATGGCGATCCTTCTCTCGCTTCTGGTGCTCGCCCTGCTCGTGGCGGGTGTCGGCACCTCCGCAGCGGTCGGGGTGGTCGGGGTCGTCGCGGTCTTCGCCACCGGCGTGCTCCCGTGGGTCGCCCTGGGCAGCGCGGGCCTCACGGGCCTCGATCAGCGCGTCGCCGAGGGCGAGCGCCTCGACCGCGCGACGGCGCGAGACCGCATCGACGACGCATACAGCGTGCTCACGTGGAGCACGGCCATAACGAGCGCGTTCGCGACGATCGCGACCGTGGCCCTCGTCCTGGGCGCGCCGGTGTGGAGTCCGCTGCTCGCCCTCGCGATCGCGCTCGCCGGTGCGCTCCGCTCGCGGGCGTTCCCGCTGCGGATCTCATCAGCGGTGCTCTGGTCGCCGCTCGTGCTGGGCGGCGCGACGGCGGTGCTCGCCCTGCTCGGCGGTCCCGTCGGCGCGTGGGGAGTGGCCGTGTGCCTGCTCGCCGCCGCCGGGATCGCCGTCCTCGCCCTGGTCTCCCCGCGGGAGAACACCCGCGCTCGGCTCCGCGGACTCGGCAACGCCCTCGAGATGCTCGCCGTGGTCGCCCTCCTCCCGCTGCTGTTCGGGGTGTTCGGCGTCTACGCGGAGCTGCTCGGCATGTTCGGGGGCGGATCGTGACGCGCCTGTCGCCGCTGCCGGCCGCGCTGTTCGGCGGTGCCGCACGATGGCGCCCCCTGCTGCCGCAGTGGCAGCGCGAGATCTCCACGCCGCTGTCGACGGCCCGACGGATCGGCGTCATCTCGCTCGGAGCGGGGGCCGGCGCGACCACCCTCACCCGTCACCTGGTGCGGATCGTCGCCGCGGCGCGCGGCGATCGCGTGCTCGCCGTCGACGCCGCAGAGGACGGCGCACTGGCCGCGCACTGGCGGCTCCACCCCGACCGCGCACGCACGGCACCGCCCCGCACGAGCGCCGAGGCGACCGCGCACCTCGCCCGCGTGCTCGAGGGTGCGCGCGGCCTCGCCCCCGCGGCCGCTGCCACCGACCCGGTCGGTGCGTGGCTCGACGAAGCCGCTCCGATCTCGCGCTTCTTCGACGTCGTCGTCACGGACTTCGGCCGGCGGCATCCCGCCACCGACCTGGCACCCTGCGCGGCGCTCGGCGACACCGTCCTGCTGGTCGCCGACGCCGACCGCGCGTCGGCGGAGGCCGCCGTGTCGCTCGCCCCGGGGCTGTCGGCCCTGCCGGA carries:
- the cofD gene encoding 2-phospho-L-lactate transferase, whose amino-acid sequence is MGVRGGGTPRIVVLAGGVGGSKFVLGAREALRRRGVAASADHLTVVVNTGDDLWLSGVRLQPDVDSITYALAGVNDTQRGWGRQDDSERVNAELQAWGAGWPWFTLGDLDLGTHLARTGWLRDGATPTRVLELMAARWDLGARLLPMTDAEVDTIVTVDEPETGPRPMHFQEWWTRHRASLRPLAFDNPGIEAAAPAPGVADAIAAADVVLVGPSNPVVSIGPILAVPGIRSALRHTDAPVVGVSPIIGGRVVRGMADVCLTAIGVETSAVGVAGLYGARSGDGVLDSWLVAQEDAAAVNAVRALGLDAHARPLWMTDPARSADIVDAALALAGV
- the fgd gene encoding glucose-6-phosphate dehydrogenase (coenzyme-F420); translation: MTFPLRFGYKASSEQFGPSELVEFGVLAEEMGFDSVFLSDHFQPWMHDGGHAPAALPWLGALGARTERVLIGTSVLTPSFRYHPAVIAQAFATLGVMFPDRVVLGVGTGEALNEVTLGLEWPDAPERFQRLKEAILMIQQLWADERVTYDGTYYSVKDATIYDRPGAEHPVPIYIGAAGPAATRLAGRIADGFITTSGKKRELYTDTLLPALADGLGKAGRASDAIDTLMEVKVSYHPDHDTALEKTRFWAPLALTPEEKRDVHDPIEMQRRAAELPIERAASRFIVSTDPDEHVGRISEYIELGFRHLVFHDPGHDQAEFLRMYGAEILPRLRAKYAS
- a CDS encoding FHA domain-containing protein, with the translated sequence MDLQELPARDRATDLFVGTVPARSSQRALSTTVDASTVVAPAIVGVVLAVIGAPGAAAAAVLLAAAALVVWVALLARRGSSLGHAVASTRSVDVRTAAPAGRDLIGAAVGRRLRTTDLSRGRDPLSPLFAPYAFPEVNDRARRPSRFVRPATVRLDSGQTLSLADSLIIGRDPEAPADAPAATYEWPDLSRTLSKSHVRLEWDGEQVWAVDLGSLNGTAVRRGELSVPLVPFHRTPLPPDARLELGDRDLTVGLPT
- a CDS encoding EsaB/YukD family protein; translated protein: MTGFTRITVAGRTRRADLVVPRAEPLGVVLPTILDLLGEPTGTVTHPAVLVRPDGEQLDLARTSEELDLLDGTSLTLVRLDAAPPPPAVIDLTDAATDAHARRSDRWDERSRLALAGVAAAIATATAGLVAPFASPTVALVVLAGGTVVVTAAALVLGLLRMRSAAVLVAAAAAGCALPAGVVAGVVAAQVSGDVDPVASAVAGAGVGLALLGTVLAVAIGGGLRRVGAGAAGVMAILLSLLVLALLVAGVGTSAAVGVVGVVAVFATGVLPWVALGSAGLTGLDQRVAEGERLDRATARDRIDDAYSVLTWSTAITSAFATIATVALVLGAPVWSPLLALAIALAGALRSRAFPLRISSAVLWSPLVLGGATAVLALLGGPVGAWGVAVCLLAAAGIAVLALVSPRENTRARLRGLGNALEMLAVVALLPLLFGVFGVYAELLGMFGGGS
- a CDS encoding uroporphyrinogen-III synthase, with the protein product MNHTSPQPKPLTGWRLLVPRGGPWGDGVAATIRRSGGTPVIAPLINFAPSTDQATLEQSLADLADGAFDWLTVTSATTVDVLYAYHAKIPASTKVAAVGETTAAALTAVGYKVDLVPERDNSAAGMAEQMIAAEPEPRQVLTLRSEIAKPVLTRMLVEAGHHVRSVVAYRTVGVPASDKVIGDVRTGRINAILVTSGSVADQVREQFAVIPETTIIAAIGPRTAKDAKRAGLLVDVIAEMQSVDSLLAAVSRFPLPQPADEYAP
- a CDS encoding phage holin family protein, which codes for MSTPRGFRDRADDSLLTLLGEIPELVRALVIAEVDAAKAWLARTAKDGGWGALWMVAALFVLFWSVPALGAWAIAGLSSWWPVWLSALVVFFAMVLIAVVLALLGVMRFRRLVKRQNPVQSIAQDVKEVRDEL
- the cofC gene encoding 2-phospho-L-lactate guanylyltransferase — protein: MTPAQPELVHGVGDDPAGGDEPAGGGDPVGGGDPAGGDEPAVQRWQVVIPVKPARRGKSRLASGASREGLARAIALDTIAAAASSPVVAQVFVVTDDAGLPLAAADIPGLRFVAEEEARGLDAAIALGMAAAGTDAHRAALLGDLPALRPDDLAAALEAATAHPRAVVADAEGTGSTLVTATAGEEWTSAFGDGSFARHLEMGCAALDIPRDSTVRRDVDTPEQLETAATLGVGPRTAALL
- the hemG gene encoding protoporphyrinogen oxidase; translated protein: MTQEFDELVSHAHDTRVVVVGGGIAGLVAALECAKVGMRVTVLDGADRPGGAIRTAEVAGIRLDTGAESYATRGGTVHALIDELGLADRITTPDAAGAWLVGIPGVGAAPLPKGGVLGIPANPWAPDVRRIIGWTGAWRAYLDRLRPPLTIGHEHSLGRLVRTRLGAKVLDRLVSPVTTGVYSARPDDIDADVAAPGLNNALTRTGSLTGAVAQMRSGSGSRPGSAVEGLAGGMSTLVDALVARLQELDATVTTSAQVTAVAREGGTWRVAVARDEADVEADLLIMAAPEDTARRLLAATVPGLARELGPAPVVEVVTMVLDAPALHAAPRGTGVLTVPGAFRAKALTHSTAKWSWVADAADGRHVVRVSFGAQGEPPATEGLDDTAAAALALAEASAMLGVELEPRALLGAVRERYTQSQPGAALGRAAEVAEMRRTVTATPGLAVVGAWLAGAGLAQVVPDARRETDRIRRAALFGNATETVEGDATA
- a CDS encoding DUF6177 family protein, which codes for MTGDATGERAAHPLVDAVSPGCITWEHRGDVLALGTGLSDVLHRATLEGVRTLVVTPAHTRLTPAAASALEATGGAWVVRTEEAFFDARTGRPLATPRDVFTGSAPGPAHERFLASAVRSHLQLVFTGATRHRVSRPVRLGGAVEGIAGALGIDLATWGATEPLAARWSRDDMTERTRRRMPDESLWALAGRRADETALLATLRIARTREGLEETTRAWVDAGSAGARSAGSLADDATAALRATAGHGMPLIALAMAAIGAPDLARRASAPATPQPLALLLGPPAVAALRLPDAVVRDAGGERVGSPRLPGLLFRLGDTRGGGWDTLARVLGGAEPDALTRLLQLDPAIAQALREADPEGGDDARSA
- a CDS encoding sulfite exporter TauE/SafE family protein, producing MVPDLAVWAWLLLGLSAFVVGVSKTAIPGVNTLSVAVFAAVLPARESTGTLLVLLIVADLFAIVSYRRDANWRALVRLAPAVLVGLVLGAVFLAVANDEWVSRVIGVILLAVVAFTLLRRRFAPVVAGAGPHPVAAAGYGTLGGFTTMVANAAGPVMSMYFLASRFAVKEFLGTAAWFFFLVNIAKLPFSIGLGIITPAGLVLDAILVPLVVVGALLGRWWANRLDQRLFERLVIVFTIVGAVYLLF